From one Rhopalosiphum padi isolate XX-2018 chromosome 2, ASM2088224v1, whole genome shotgun sequence genomic stretch:
- the LOC132919795 gene encoding 15-hydroxyprostaglandin dehydrogenase [NAD(+)]-like, with the protein MGLENQVALVTGATSEIGYAYVKCLLQNKVKVLLCDVNVNECQIISRKFLKEFQNINIFSTKCDVTNEEEFENAFKTCIKHFGRLDIVINNAGVFDNSIEQRWSATVNINYGGVVRGTLLAIKYMGIPNGGSGGTVIQTSSLMVFSDSYHCSPMYLSTKKYMMEFTKSFGKKHHFSLHGVRIITLCPEFIATNCASLVCKNETMPKNEECVEEFEDSKSNQQNMKTQKSDNIGNALITILEHGKTGETWIVENNKPPRLIEY; encoded by the exons atgggtCTGGAAAATCAAGTGGCTTTGGTGACTGGCGCAACATCAGAGATTGGGTACGCTTACGTAAAGTGTTTACTTCAGAACAAAGTTAAG GTATTACTCTGTGATGTTAATGTCAACGAATGTCAAATTATTTCACGTAAGTTCCTAAAAGAGtttcaaaatatcaatatattctcGACAAAATGTGATGTTACTAATGAAGAGGAATTTGAaa atgctTTTAAAACATGTATCAAGCATTTTGGTCGATTGgacattgttattaataatgctGGCGTTTTCGACAATTCAATTGAACAACGATGGTCTGCTACAGTCAATATTAATTAC gGCGGAGTCGTCAGAGGTACATTATTAGCGATCAAGTACATGGGAATTCCCAACGGAGGTAGTGGCGGAACAGTAATACAGACTTCTTCCTTGATGGTTTTCAGTGACAGTTATCATTGTAGTCCTATGTACTTGTCtacgaaaaaatatatgatggaATTTACGAAAAGTTTTGGA aaaaaacatCATTTCAGTCTTCATGGTGTAAGAATAATTACATTGTGCCCGGAATTTATTGCTACTAATTGTGCAAGTCTGGTCTGTAAAAATGAAACGATGCCCAAAAATGAAGAATGTGTCGAGGAGTTTGAAGATTCAAAAAGTAATCAACAGAATATGAAAACACAAAA GTCAGATAACATCGGGAATGCTTTGATTACAATTTTGGAACATGGGAAAACTGGAGAGACTTGGATTGTCGAAAATAACAAACCACCACGACTAATTGAATATTAA